In Bacillus thuringiensis, the DNA window AAATTCTTCATCCCTTCTAACTTCCTTATAAAAAATATATTGTAAGCATAAAAAAGAAGAGTTCTACACTCACAATTAGAACCCTCCTCAAAACATTCAAACGATTCTTTTACACAAGATTATTTAATTCCACCTCATTTAAACTCCCAACAACAATATTTCCTTTATGCACGACTAAACACTTCTCTGTTTGACGCGCTACCGCTTCAGCAGTACATGTTGCATTCGTCAAAACAAAACTCGCTTCATCTCCTACATTCGGCCATGCTCGCTTCCCTTCATTGTTTAACGTTTCTTTTCCACCTGTAATAAAGCGAAGGGCTTTTCCTAAAGACCTTTCGTTACTCCATCCGAAACGCTCTGCTAATCGATTTGCCTTTTGCAGCATATCACCTGTTCCAAACGGTGACCAATGATCTGTAATACTATCATTTCCTAATGAAACTTTCACACCTTTTTTATCTAATAACGGAATCGGGATTACTTGTTTCCCAATTGGCACTGTTGAAGTAATATCAATGTTTAAAGCAGCTAGTCTTTCTGCCACTTCTTCAGCTTCTTTATCCGCAACACCACCAAGTCCAAGCGCATGGCTAATTGTGACGCGACCTTGCCATCCCGCTTCTTCTGTTAGACTTGCCAATCGCTTCATTGTAAACGTTCCAAGATTATTTGCATCGTGCAGATGAATATCAACACCCGCATTAAATTCTACTGCGATATCCATAATTGTATGTAATGATTTTTCAATATCATTATCCACTGTAGCTGGATCCACTCCGCCTACTAGATGCGCTCCCATACGCATCGCATCTTTCACAAGTTGTACAGAATTACTGCGCAATAATCCATGTTGCGGAAAAGCAACGATTCTACCAGAAACCTGATTTTTATATGTTTCCAACGCGGCTAACGTCGCCTCCAAATTACCAAGTCCAATAATCGGATCAACATTACAATGCGTTCTAATATTCGTTGCACCATTTCGAAGCAATAACGCTAGCATATTTTTCGCTCTATCTTGAGCAGTTGCTAATTGCTTTGGCAGAATTTTTTCTTCTTCATGAAAACGTGTAAAAATATTCTCTGCTGGCATACAAGCTTTCCAAGGGCCACTATAATACGTCTTATCAATATGAATATGCATTTCTTCGAAAGCAGGCAAAATCAATAAACGATTGGCATCAAGAATGAGTACCCCTTCCTCTTGAACAGCCCCTGCTATCATCCTTTTAATTCGTCCATCTTCAATGAGTAAACTACATAACTCTGTTTCTGTTTGGGAAATTCTCCCCTCTTCATATGTATATCCTGATTCAAGCGTTACATTAGTCAACCAATATATTGTCATCTCTATTCCCCCACCCTTTATTAAAAGTCACCTCATATCTCTTACTATAATTTTAATATCAACTGAAAATTAAGACAATTAATACGACTGTTTCCTAAAAAAAATGTCATACAACCTCATAGTCTTCTCATAAATTTCCATATAGAATAGAAGTATATAGCTTGCTATAAAGTGAAACTTTGATCAGTGGGCGTTTTGTTGATCCCTCACTAATCGGGCTTTTACGAGCAGTTGACCTCCACCTAACTTCTTTTCTTTCGTTGAATTTTGAGATGGAGGTCTTACTGCCCGGCAAATAGCGGGATAAAAAGGAGTGAATTGGAAGATGTCAAAAAGATTATGTAAATCCGAAACTGATAAAATGCTATTTGGTATATGCGGTGGTTTAGGGGAATATTTTGATATTAGCTCTACTCTCATTCGCATACTTTGGGTCATTGCTATTTTATGTTTTGGGACGGGATTTTTAGTTTATTTTATTTGTTTATTACTTATGCCACGCTCTTACTAATAACATTCTTTCATATATTTGAGCATAGCATATAAAAAATCCCCTATAGATTTTTCTATAGGGGATTTTTTCATGAAGAATATTTCATCGTTAAATGTAATACTGCTACTTCATCTTCTTCATTTCTATAACTATGTTTTTTATTCGCTTCAAATTGAATAGAGTCAAACTCATTTAATTCGTATACATCGCTTTCTACTTGAATCGATACTTTCCCTTTCATTACTGTTACAAGCTCAATAGCACCTTCATGATGAGCTTCTGGTTCATATATACTATTCGATCTTAAACAAGCACGGTGCATTTCCATCCCCGTTTCTTTCGTATAGCGGAACATCGTTTCTAAATGCCATGCTTGTCCTACATCTACTGCAAATCCTTCTCCGCAGCGCGCCACAGCTACAGGTTCTCCAACAACCATCAATCTCGATAAAGGAATCGATAACCCTTTCGTTATTTTCCAGATGACAGCTAATGTCGGATTCGTTTCGCCTCTTTCAATCTTTCCTAATGTTAATTTACTAACCCCTGTTTTTTGGGCTAATTCTTCTAAACTTAATTTTTGTTCATTTCGAATTTGTCTTAACAGCTGACCTACTTGCTGAATGACTTCTTTCGTTTGCATATCTTCATGTTCTTTCATCTATAAAACCACCTTAAAGTATAAAATAATTTACTTTTATTATTTTTAAGTATATTATACTATACATAATCATCAAATTCCGAAAGGAGTGCTATACTTCATGCGCGCAATTTTATTAGGTCTTTTATCATCAGCCTTTTTTTCCGCAACCTTTATTATTAATCGGGCGATGAATGTATCTGGAACGAGCTGGGCCTGGACAGCTTCCTTCCGTTTTTTATTTGCTCTCCCTATTTTATTCCTTATCGTTTTATTTCGCAAAAACTTAGGGGGTTTATGGGAAGAATTAAAGAAACATCCATTAGCGTGGATCGGATGGGGGTCCGTTGCTGGTATTGGTTTCTATTCTTTATTAAGTTTCGCAGCTGTCTTTTCTCCAGCTTGGCTTGTTGCTGGAACTTGGCAAGTTACTATATTAGCAGGGCTACTTTTATCACCATTATTCTTCGTTAAAATAGAAACGAAATCAGGCACAAAACTTGTACGCGGAAAAATTCCACTTCGTAGTTTATATGTCGCATTATTTATTTTACTTGGTGTAATTTGTATGCAAGCGACTGCAGCAGGTCATATTACAATGACTCAGTTCATTTCAGGTTTTTTACCTGTCGTAGTAGCAGCCTTCTTATATCCATTCGGCAACCGTAAAATGATGGAACTTGTTGGCGGACGTCTTGATACGTTCCAACGTGTATTAGGAATGGCAATAGGAAGTCTACCTATAACAATTTTACTTGGTATATACGGATTTTCTACTACTGGTATTCCAACATCCAGCCAAATGTTGCAAGGACTTTTATTAGCATTATGTTCTGGCGTAATTGCAACGATGACATTTTTCTTTGCTACTGACTTAGCAAAAGATAATCTCGCTCTACTTGGAGCTGTTGAAGCAACGCAAGCTGGAACGATGGTCTTTACCGTGCTTGGCGAAATTGTTTTCTTGAATGGTTCATTCCCTGGTGGTCTTTCCCTACTTGGAATGATTATTATTATGTTAGGAATGGTTGCAAATAGCATTTTAAATCGACCTGTTCCAATCGTTAAGCAGAAAAAAACAGCATAAAAAAGAGTATGGTTCTCTAACAAAGAACCATACTCTTTTTTTATTGTCCCCCTATTTCGCCTTATCAGAATAGTATTTCATTAGCTGTTTACACTAAAACCTATGTTATAATACGTTTCATGCGCAATAATAGGAGGTAAATTATGTTAAAAAAAGCAATCGCTGAATTTATTGGTACATTTGTACTTGTATTATTCGGAACTGGAGTAGCTGTCATTGGCGGCGGAATTGAAGGAATTGGAACATTGGGAATCGCTATGGCTTTCGGTCTATCTATTGTAGCTATGGCATATAGCATCGGAACAATTTCTGGATGTCACATTAACCCAGCAGTATCAGTAGCTATGTTCATCAACAAAAGAATGAACGCTATGGAACTTTGTTATTATGTATTAGCTCAAATTTTAGGTGGTTTATTAGGAACTGCAACGTTAGTAACAATTTTAAAATCTGCTAAAACACCTTTAGATAATTTAGGACAAAATGGTTTTGGAACTCTTGGTTTATCTGGAGCATTTCTAGTTGAATTTATTTTAACTTTCGTATTCGTATTAGTGATCGTTGCTGTAACAGGTAAAAAAGGAAGCTCTTCTTTAGCTGGATTAGTAATTGGTTTCACATTAGTGTTAGTTCACTTATTAGGTATTCCGTTAACTGGAACTTCTGTTAACCCAGCTCGTAGTATCGCACCAGCTTTATTCGCTGGCGGAGAAGCACTTTCTCAACTATGGGTATTCATCGTTGCACCAATTCTTGGTGGTATCGTAGCAGCTATTGTCGGTAAATTCATTTTAAATACTGAAAAATAGAATTTTCAATATTTCTGAATAAAAAAAGGCGAGCCCTCATTATGAGGATGCTCGCTTTTTTACTCTTTCATTTTAGACTTTAAATTTGTAACTAATTGATCTACCGTTACATTTGCAAGTACGTTTTCCATTGCTTCTTGCGCTTGCATTAAAATAATTTCTAATACTGATTGAATATTAGCTCCTACTGGACATTCAATGTTGGGATTCTCATGGAAGGAAAATAGTTGTCCTTCTTCTACAACTTCCACTGCTTTATATACATCAAGTAATGTAATTTCTTCTAAATCACGAGCAAGTGTCGTACCACCTTTACCAGCTTGTACATCAACAAGTCCTGCTCTCTTCAACATTCCTGTAATGCGACGAATCACAACTGGATTTGTATTCACACTACCGGCAATCCATTCAGAGGTACAGCGAGAGTTTCGATCTATCGCAAGTAATGTCAGCATATGAACACCTACTGTAAAACGACTACTAATCCCCATCTGCACACCCTCCTTTGTATTCATTCTATTAAAAGACGACTCTTATTATTATATACTATTTTTAATTTATACATAAAGAAAAAGCATGATTTCAATAGGAAATCATACTTTTCTCTCATTATTGACGCTTTATAAATTTTGCTAAATCTTTAAATTTCACTTTGTCTGAGTAATTCATTACACCGTTTACGTAAATGCGGCTTGCAAGTATATTGACGATAGCAATAGTCACCAATAAAATGACTAAAGTCACAATAATCTCTACAGTTCCTGCTTCACCCGCTACAAGCCTTGAAAATGTAACCATAGGTGTAAAGAATGGAATATATGAACTAACTACAGCTAATGTACTATTAGGATCAAATAGTGATTTAATACTAATGAAAAATGCTGCTATACCTAACATTGTAATTGGGAACGAAAGAGATTGTACATCCTCAATTTTTGATACAACAGCACCAACCGCTGCATATAACATTGCATATAGTAAGTAGCCCGTAACAAAATATACAACGAACATACTAATTACTACAGCATCCAATTTAGAAAAGTCTAGTGCAAGTCCCACTAAAGATGCATTTTCTAAGTCTACCCAACCTAATAAATATGGTACAAGAAAACCGAATGAAGCAGTAATAAGTAATAGTAAAGCACTAGAAACAATTGCTAAAATTTTAGCATGTAGCATTGTTAATGGTTTTACTTTCGGAAGCATTAACTCCATAACACGAGACGACTTTTCAGATGCTATCGTCGTCCCAATTGCAGTTCCAAACACAATAATAAACATATATAAAGCAAACGAGAATACATAGCCAATACCAAAGGAAGATGCATGATCTTTTACCGCCTCTTGCTTTAACGGAATTTCCATCTGTAACTGTTTTGCTACTTCGGCAGATACATTATTCTTTTCAATCATTACCGCCGTATACTGTTCCTTTAAATAACTCGCCATAAGTGTAGCCATTGATTGGCTCGGAAAACCACTATACATATACGTCACTTCTGGAATACCATTCTTTTCTGTAATATGGAATAAACCGTCTAAATCGCCATCTTCTACTTGCTTACGTAGCTCATTAAACTTATCCTTATTTTCTACAGTTACTTTAGCAGACGGAAGTAACTTTGTTACATCACTTTCTTGCACTTTATACGTATCACTTTCAGTTACTACAGCAATTTTATCTTTTCCTTTATCATTATCAGCAGTGAAATGATTAAATGCGAAAAGCCCAAACACAACTAAAAATAAAATCGCACTCGTGATTAATGATTTTTTAGATAAAAATGCTTCTCTAAAATAAAATGAAAATACGTGAGAAAATTTACGCATCGTTATTTCGCCCTCTCTACAAAGATTTCGTTTAACGTCGGCTCTAACATTTTAAATTGTCGTAAGGTAACACCTTGTTCTTGCAACTGTTGTAAAATCTTTAGAGCTTCTGCATCATCTTGTACTTGCACATAAAGAAGGCCTTGTTGTTTTTCATACGATACATGAATAGATTCTAATCCCTTCTCATTCTCTTCTGTATCTTCAATCGTTAAATTGCGGAAACCGTATTCTTTTTTAATATCACTTAACTGGCCTTTTACGACTGCTTCGCCTTTTTTCAGAATACATACATGTTGGCAAAAAGCCTCTACTTGTTCCATACGATGACTAGATAAAATAATCGTCTTTCCGCTCTGTACTTGTTCTTCAATAATGCTAGCTAACATCCCAGCATTAACTGGATCCAGTCCACTAAATGGTTCATCTAAAATGAGAAGTTCAGGATTATGAAGAAGAGCAGCAATTAATTGGATTTTTTGCTGGTTCCCTTTTGAAAGCTCTCCTGCCGTTTTAAATTTATATTCCGGTATCGCTAAACGCTCTAACCAGTGATCAATAGCAAAATCTACTTCTTTTTTCGTCATGCCTTCTAATCTACCAAAATATCGCAACTGGTCTATTACTCTACTTTTCGTATATAAACCTCTTTCTTCTGGTAAATATCCAATCGTTACCCCACTAGTTCCAAATGATTTTCCATCCCATGTAATAGAGCCTTCATTAGGCGTTAATAATCCGAGAAGCATTTTGATTGTCGTTGTTTTCCCTGCACCATTTCGTCCAAGTAATCCTAGCACTTCACCTTTTGGCAACGAAATTTGCAAGCCGTTCACTGCTTTTGATTCCCCAAATAGTTTCGTTAAGTTTTGAATTTGTAAACTCAAAGTATAAAGCCTCCCCTTTAGTATTATTCATACTCTCTTTCAAAGACTATGTTTATTCTGGATAAAATATAGCACTACACTTCATCCTCTTAGTATGTAACATCGTCTTAATCCATCATTTGTTCTATTTAGTTAAAATTGTAAATAATATCATTTCATTTGTCAATTATAATTGTCATTTCGACAATTAAACTTGTCAAAATGATTCCCATCATTTTTCCCATCTTTCTAATATAGGACATACTACTATATATACAAAAGACAATATGCAAATGTTCATAAAAAAAATATTATTTTTCGATATATAATATTAAATGATTTTCTAACATCAAGGAGGGTACATATGAAGATGAAGAGGGGCATTACCACTTTATTATCTGTAGCAGTTCTATCTACATCACTTGTAGCATGTTCAGGAACACCAGAGAAAACAGTGGCAAAAGAAGAAAAAGCAAAATTAACAGACCAGCAATTAATGGCTGATTTATGGTATCAAACAGCTGGTGAAACGAAAGCACTTTACTACCAAGGATACAACATCGGTCAATTAAAACTTGATGCAGTTCTTGCAAAGGGAACAGAAAAAAAACCTGCTATCGTACTTGATTTAGATGAAACTGTTTTAGACAACAGTCCTCATCAAGCCATGAGCGTAAAAACAGGCAAAGGCTATCCGTATAAATGGGATGACTGGATTAATAAGGCTGAAGCTGAAGCCCTTCCAGGCGCAATTGATTTCTTAAAATATACCGAGTCTAAAGGAGTAGATATTTACTACATCTCAAATCGTAAAACGAACCAACTAGATGCAACAATTAAAAATCTTGAGCGTGTAGGTGCTCCTCAAGCAACGAAAGAACATATATTACTACAAGATCCGAAAGAAAAAGGAAAAGAGAAACGCCGTGAACTCGTTTCGCAAACACATGATATCGTCTTATTCTTCGGTGATAACTTATCTGATTTCAATGGTTTTGATGGAAAATCTGTAACAGATCGCAATCAAACTGTAGCAGATTCAAAAGCACAATTTGGTGAAAAATTCATCATTTTCCCGAATCCAATGTACGGCGATTGGGAAGGTGCTCTATATGATTATGATTTCAAAAAATCAGATACGGAAAAAGATAAAATCCGTCGCGACAATTTAAAATCATTTGATGCAAAATAAAGAGGATGGCGAATGCCATCCTCTTTATTTTGTTTTCTCTGTTAAAGGTAAGATAAACACTTCCACACGCCTATTCTTTGCCTTTCCTTCTTGTGTATCATTTGGAGCAATTGAACGGTATTCTCCGTAACCAATCGCACTAAATTTTTCTGGTTGTAATTCTTTATTTTGGAGTAATGCTTGCATAAAATTAACTGCCCGCTGCGTACTTAATTCCCAATTCGATGCAAACTGCGCATTGGCAATAGGGACAGTATCCGTATGACCGGAT includes these proteins:
- a CDS encoding 5'-nucleotidase, lipoprotein e(P4) family, whose product is MKMKRGITTLLSVAVLSTSLVACSGTPEKTVAKEEKAKLTDQQLMADLWYQTAGETKALYYQGYNIGQLKLDAVLAKGTEKKPAIVLDLDETVLDNSPHQAMSVKTGKGYPYKWDDWINKAEAEALPGAIDFLKYTESKGVDIYYISNRKTNQLDATIKNLERVGAPQATKEHILLQDPKEKGKEKRRELVSQTHDIVLFFGDNLSDFNGFDGKSVTDRNQTVADSKAQFGEKFIIFPNPMYGDWEGALYDYDFKKSDTEKDKIRRDNLKSFDAK
- a CDS encoding MIP/aquaporin family protein, with the translated sequence MLKKAIAEFIGTFVLVLFGTGVAVIGGGIEGIGTLGIAMAFGLSIVAMAYSIGTISGCHINPAVSVAMFINKRMNAMELCYYVLAQILGGLLGTATLVTILKSAKTPLDNLGQNGFGTLGLSGAFLVEFILTFVFVLVIVAVTGKKGSSSLAGLVIGFTLVLVHLLGIPLTGTSVNPARSIAPALFAGGEALSQLWVFIVAPILGGIVAAIVGKFILNTEK
- a CDS encoding ABC transporter ATP-binding protein, which encodes MSLQIQNLTKLFGESKAVNGLQISLPKGEVLGLLGRNGAGKTTTIKMLLGLLTPNEGSITWDGKSFGTSGVTIGYLPEERGLYTKSRVIDQLRYFGRLEGMTKKEVDFAIDHWLERLAIPEYKFKTAGELSKGNQQKIQLIAALLHNPELLILDEPFSGLDPVNAGMLASIIEEQVQSGKTIILSSHRMEQVEAFCQHVCILKKGEAVVKGQLSDIKKEYGFRNLTIEDTEENEKGLESIHVSYEKQQGLLYVQVQDDAEALKILQQLQEQGVTLRQFKMLEPTLNEIFVERAK
- a CDS encoding ABC transporter permease — its product is MRKFSHVFSFYFREAFLSKKSLITSAILFLVVFGLFAFNHFTADNDKGKDKIAVVTESDTYKVQESDVTKLLPSAKVTVENKDKFNELRKQVEDGDLDGLFHITEKNGIPEVTYMYSGFPSQSMATLMASYLKEQYTAVMIEKNNVSAEVAKQLQMEIPLKQEAVKDHASSFGIGYVFSFALYMFIIVFGTAIGTTIASEKSSRVMELMLPKVKPLTMLHAKILAIVSSALLLLITASFGFLVPYLLGWVDLENASLVGLALDFSKLDAVVISMFVVYFVTGYLLYAMLYAAVGAVVSKIEDVQSLSFPITMLGIAAFFISIKSLFDPNSTLAVVSSYIPFFTPMVTFSRLVAGEAGTVEIIVTLVILLVTIAIVNILASRIYVNGVMNYSDKVKFKDLAKFIKRQ
- a CDS encoding Rrf2 family transcriptional regulator; its protein translation is MGISSRFTVGVHMLTLLAIDRNSRCTSEWIAGSVNTNPVVIRRITGMLKRAGLVDVQAGKGGTTLARDLEEITLLDVYKAVEVVEEGQLFSFHENPNIECPVGANIQSVLEIILMQAQEAMENVLANVTVDQLVTNLKSKMKE
- a CDS encoding helix-turn-helix domain-containing protein — protein: MKEHEDMQTKEVIQQVGQLLRQIRNEQKLSLEELAQKTGVSKLTLGKIERGETNPTLAVIWKITKGLSIPLSRLMVVGEPVAVARCGEGFAVDVGQAWHLETMFRYTKETGMEMHRACLRSNSIYEPEAHHEGAIELVTVMKGKVSIQVESDVYELNEFDSIQFEANKKHSYRNEEDEVAVLHLTMKYSS
- a CDS encoding DMT family transporter — protein: MRAILLGLLSSAFFSATFIINRAMNVSGTSWAWTASFRFLFALPILFLIVLFRKNLGGLWEELKKHPLAWIGWGSVAGIGFYSLLSFAAVFSPAWLVAGTWQVTILAGLLLSPLFFVKIETKSGTKLVRGKIPLRSLYVALFILLGVICMQATAAGHITMTQFISGFLPVVVAAFLYPFGNRKMMELVGGRLDTFQRVLGMAIGSLPITILLGIYGFSTTGIPTSSQMLQGLLLALCSGVIATMTFFFATDLAKDNLALLGAVEATQAGTMVFTVLGEIVFLNGSFPGGLSLLGMIIIMLGMVANSILNRPVPIVKQKKTA
- a CDS encoding PspC domain-containing protein — translated: MSKRLCKSETDKMLFGICGGLGEYFDISSTLIRILWVIAILCFGTGFLVYFICLLLMPRSY
- a CDS encoding amidohydrolase family protein, whose protein sequence is MTIYWLTNVTLESGYTYEEGRISQTETELCSLLIEDGRIKRMIAGAVQEEGVLILDANRLLILPAFEEMHIHIDKTYYSGPWKACMPAENIFTRFHEEEKILPKQLATAQDRAKNMLALLLRNGATNIRTHCNVDPIIGLGNLEATLAALETYKNQVSGRIVAFPQHGLLRSNSVQLVKDAMRMGAHLVGGVDPATVDNDIEKSLHTIMDIAVEFNAGVDIHLHDANNLGTFTMKRLASLTEEAGWQGRVTISHALGLGGVADKEAEEVAERLAALNIDITSTVPIGKQVIPIPLLDKKGVKVSLGNDSITDHWSPFGTGDMLQKANRLAERFGWSNERSLGKALRFITGGKETLNNEGKRAWPNVGDEASFVLTNATCTAEAVARQTEKCLVVHKGNIVVGSLNEVELNNLV